TCCAGGGTCCCCGTGCTGATGAGCTCCAACTGGCTGCGAATCAAGGTCAATTGGTCGCGCGTGATGTTGTTCAGCACCAGCTGCGTGTCCTCGGGGTGCTCAGCCAGATGCACGGCCCAGGCCCCGACGCCGCCGTACTGGAGGTGGTGCTGGTAGTACTCGATCCTGCGCGTGGCCAGCTCCTCCATCTGCCGCTGCCGCAGCGCCGCCAGCTCGTGCTCCTGGTGGGCCTGGCGGAGCCGGAGCTCGTGCTCGGAGCCGAGCAGTTCGTTCTGATGGCGCAGCTCACGCTGTCGCATTTGGTGCGCGATCGCCGCATCGTCCGTGCTCACCTGCACGACGCAGGTGGTGTGGAGTCCGATGTCCGCCGCCAGGCCGTCGACGACGACCTCCTTCGTCACGGCCTCCTCGGCAGCGGCGCTCTCCTCTATGGGGAAGCGGCGGCTGACGACCCGTGCGCGGCCTTGCAGCTCCCTTCTCAGCCGTGCGGGAACGTCCCGTTCTCCGCTGGTGACGAACCGAGTGGGGTCGGTGACCTGCCAGGTGAGGTCGGCGGTCACCGTGAACTGGAACGCGTCCCCCGCGCTGGGGAGTTCGAGCTCCACCTGGACCGGGTGGATGCCCATGTCCACCTCGTACACGGAGGTGTACCGCCTGCTGGCCGCGTCCGCGCGGGTCGGCCGGTGCGGCGGGAGGAACGTCTCGTAGGTGTTCTGTGTGGTGACGAAGACCAGTGCGTGGTCGATCGGGGTGGTCGGCCTGCGGGCGGTGTAGTCGAAGCGGGAGATGGGCCGGACCGTCAGGACCGGGTCGATCAGGACGCTGTGCCGGTCCGCTTCCTGATGCCACTCCGGTGGTCGGCGGAAGTCCGCCATGTGTGTCAACTCCTCATGAGGTTATGAAGGGGTCGGCCCTGCTGCGGGTGCACGGCTGACCACGGCGAGCAGGTGTTCGGCGATCTGCGGGCGAGTGCCTGCGTCGTCGCGCGGCAGTGTGCGGAGCAAGTGGGCCAGGCGGTCCCGGTCGGCCGCCGTGCTGATCAGCAACGGCAGAAGGTGCTCGACGGCGTGGAGCGCGTCGCTTCGTTGCTCCGCCACGGACACCCAGAGGCGCATCGCGTCCAGGGCTCGGCGGGTCTCTCCACGGTCGTTCAATGCGGCCCGCCACAGCGTGGCCAGGTCACGTGTGGCCTGAGGGCTTGCGACGCCGGTCTCCGCGTACCACTCGACGAGCGCTCCCTCGTCGGTGTTCTCGCCGGCGAGAACGAAGGCTCCGAGAACAAGGGCTCGGACGGCGGTCGAGTCCTGGTAGAGCAGGCGCACCAGTTCGGAGAGCATCTCTTCCGGCTCCCCGCCCTCGCCGCCGGAGAGCAACAGGGCTGTGGACTCGATGAGGTTGCGCCGCTCGGCTTCGCTTCCGGACTCGGTCCGGGCCCTGCCGGCGAGCGCGTTCAGCGCTGGACCGGCCAGAGCGGGCCGGTGGGAAGCGAGCAGGGAGAGGGCCCGGATCGCCGTCCAGCGCCGCGCCCAGTCCGGGTCGTCGCACCAGCGCGTCAGCAGGGGGAGGATCGCAGTCACGTCCAGCAGCTGGGCGAGCGTCAGGGCGTTGGCGGCCATGACACGTGGGCGGAACGACCGGGAGGCGGCCCAGCCGTCGATGAGCAGCGCCACGGCGGACGGCAGGTCGGCGGCCGCCAGCAGCGCCGCGCCGGCGGCGGCGCGTGTGCGCACCAGCGGCCGCTTGTCCTGGGCGAGCCTCTTGAGCCAGGCGACCAGGGCAGGTCTGGCAGAGGGATGGCCCGTCCACACTTCAGTAAGCAGGGCACGCGCGGTACCGCGCTCCGCAAACCTGGTCATGTACTGGGAGATCGGGCCCCACTCGGTCTGCTCGGTCCGCTGGTCGGCCACGGCCCGGGCCAGCTCCAGACGCTCGTCGGGCGAAGGCCCGAACACTGGGATCTCCGGGGGAGTGGCGGGGTGCTGGAGCCGCTGGAACTCCACGAACAGAACATCGGCGAGTTCGGCGGCCAGGACGTACGGAGCGTCGTCGAGGAGCGCCAGCGAGATCAGGAATGCCTTGTCGCGCAACGGGAGACGGGCATCGGCCAACCAGGTGCGGCACTGGTGCTCCACCGCGGCCATGCCGAACCCTGCGAGCTGGGCGATGCCCTGTTCTGTGCCGTCAAAGGCGGCCAGCGCCCGGGCGAAGTCGGCGGCCTCAGCGATCCTGTGGTGCCCCTGGGCCAGGAAGTCCCCCACCGGCGTCAGCGCGAGCAGCCGGCCGACGTCGTCTCGCCCGGCGCACAGTACCGCAAGATGCGCGCGGAGGACCTCGTCGACGGCCGGACGCCGCCAGTGGAAGGGCGAGGCCCCGATCACATGTGCGGTGCTCGCCACTGTGAGCACCAGGTAGCCGTCGACTTTGGCGAGCTGCTCGCGCATCGCGTACAGGTGCGTCTGCCTGAGCGGCTTGTTCCGGCTCAGCGGCAGGTCCGCCAGGACGTATCCGCCCGCGAACGTGAGGTGCGTGGGCAGGGCGCCGGGAGCGAGATCCGGCTGGAGGGCGCGCACCGCGGGGACACCCAACCGGTGCAGCAGCACCTGCGCCGCGGTGCTCCGGCCGCTGCCGTGGGCCCCGGAGAGCACCAGCACGCGCTCCTCGCGGAGCCGACCGAGAGCGGCGGTGAAGTCGTGGTCCGCCACGAAGGCGCGATCGAGCCGCTCCAGTGCCGCGGCCGGGATCTGTCCGGAGGCACCGACCGTCTCGGTCACCTGGGCATGGTGATGGATCTCAGTCCGGCCGCCGAGGTACACGTCCCCTGTGAGGTGCCCGCCGGACACCACGTGCTGTGCCCCACCGACCAGCGAACCGCCGAAGGAGGCCGGGATGAAGTCGGGGGCGTGGGTGAACAGCTCACGCTGGGCTGCGCGCGCCTGCCGGCTGTGCTCCTCGGACTCGCTGTCCTCCTCCACCGCGGCTCCTGGCGCGGCTTCCTCCGGGCGCTGTTCCGCGTCGTCCGCTGGCGGTGCGGAACCGGCCGGGGGCCGGTCGCCGGCGTCGGCGGCCTGCCAGAGCCGGGCGGTCACGCCGACTCCCCGCGTGCCACCGTGCCGTCGGCGGGTCCGGTGCGGTCGCCGTCCGGCCGGGTGCCACTAGTGCCGTCGGCCTGGGCCGGGCCGGTGCGGTGCGCGGCAGGATCCGAGGGTTCGTAACGGTGGATCTCGGTCCGGCCGCCGAGGTAGACGTCGCCGGTCTGCTGCCCGCCCGAAACGACGTGCTGGTCGCCGCCCACCAGCCCACCGCCGAAGGAGACCGAACCCCCTCCCGTGTGGAACGCCCAGCCCGCCATCGAAGGTCCGCCGCCGTGCGTGGCCGTGGCCGAGGGCGCTGTGGGGCCGTTCTGCTCCCGCTCCAAGGCCGGTGCGGAGCGCTCCCCCAAGGTGCTCCGCACCGGCCCGCCCCCCGTTCCACTGTGGTCCTGGGACGCCGTGGGGTCTGCGGGTCCGGCGCTGCCCGCGGTCGGTAGGGGCCCGTGGAGCCATGCCTCCAGCGGGCCGTTCTTGCTGTGCACAGTGATCGCGTGGAAGTCGTGGGCCGGGATGCCCCGGTGGTCGTGGCGGACGATGCCGGCATGGATGCCGGGCGAGACGCACAGTGCCATGCCGGACGGTCGCTCCTTCAGCGCGTCGCGCAGCACCTGCGCGTCGAGCAGTCGGCACGCGTTGTTGAGGTCGGTGCCGACCCAGCCGTCCCGGTCGTCAACGGCCACGTATCCGGTGGCCACCACCACGCGCAGCCGGATCTGCACGGTGCTGGACGCCAGTCGGTTCATCTCGCGCAACTCGTCGGGGACCTGCGTGAGCAGCGCCCGCAGCAACGCCGGCACGGAGGCATTGGCGTCGACCAGCTCCATCACCGAGTCTCCGCGGTCGGCTCGTAGCCGGAGCGTTTCGTCGATGCCGGCGCTCTGCAGGGCCCGGTCGGTGACGTCGTAGAGTCTGCGCCGCAGGTAGGTCTGTTCGATGTCGTCCCGGTCGCTGTACCGCTCGATGTCGAGCAGCAGGATCGTCCTGCTGACGGGCTCGGTCATGGTCGCCTCTCGGTGGGTTCCTGCCGTGTGAGGCGAGCTTTGCGGGTCACTGGGCCGGGCCGTGAGGAACGATGACGCACTCGAAGTGTGACGGTGTGCACAGAGCGACGCAGAGGCGCGGCTGCGCACGTCGGTCAAAGCCCGCTGGGCTGGCCGGGGCCCCGCTTCGCGATCATGCGCAGCACATCCGGCCGGGTGATCAGCATGGCGCGCCGCGCCGTCTCCACGGCCTTCTTCTCTCGTAGGTCCTTGAGCAGCCGCTGCACCATCTCCCTTGAGGCACCCACGGCGCCGGCCAGCTCCTGCTTGCTCAGCGGGATGACGAACTCGATGCCGCGCGGAGTGCGCCTGCCATGGGTGTGGGCCAGATCGAGCAGGAGTGCGGAGAACCGTTCGCGCACGCTCATCGCCGCGAACTCCAGACGGCGCCGGTCACCGGCCCGGGCCCGGTCGGAGATGAGGCCCAGCAGGAGGAAGGAGACCCCCGGCGAACGGTGGATGAAGTTCCGGGCGCGTTCGCAGTCGACGGCGGTCGCGCGCACCTCCTCCAGCGCGGTCACCGTGGCCGATCGGGAACGCCCGGTCAGCAGTGCAGACTCGCCGAGAATGTCCCCGGGCCCGCGCAGCGCGAGCAGCATCTCGTAGCCGTTGGCGGCGGAGGTGATCACCTTGGTCCAGCCGGACTGGATCAGTAGCACGTGAGTGGATGGTTCGTGCTGGTGAAGGAGGACGGTCCGGGGCGCGAAGGTCAGCTCCCGCCCCAGCGCGAGCAGAGTTTTGCGGTCCTGGGGCTCCAGCCGGAGCAGGAAAGGTATGCGGTCTTCCAGCCCCTCGTCGTCGATGCCCGGTATCCCCGGTGTCTGCGGCATTGCGCGGCCCCCAAAGTCCACAGCGGACCGATCAAAGTACTGAACGGCGACCGACTGTGATCGGCCCATGGCCAGGTTCGGGCCATGATCGGGAATATCCGGTGTCCCGGTGGAGCTGTACATATCCGGCGTGTCGCCGTGCCCCGATTCGTTTTGACCGAACTCGACGAGCTGGGTACGCTCAGACCTTGTGCCTGGGGTGTGCCCTGGCCCTCGTGCGTGCCTTGAAACCGTACGGTCGGGCCAGAAGCGGCCACCGCAATTCTGTGCTCCTCCTCCCTGCGTGGGGGAGTCCCCAGTATTCGACACACCCGACCGCGTGGGTCGGCGAAGTTCCAGGTTAGCTTTACCTATCGGCACACAGAAACCGGAGAAGTAGTGCCTACGATCCAGCAGCTGGTCCGCAAGGGCCGGCAGGACAAGGTCGAGAAGAACAAGACGCCCGCACTGGAGGGTTCCCCCCAGCGTCGCGGCGTCTGCACGCGTGTGTTCACGACCACCCCGAAGAAGCCGAACTCGGCCCTCCGCAAGGTCGCGCGTGTGCGTCTGACCTCCGGTATCGAGGTCACGGCCTACATTCCGGGTGAGGGACACAACCTGCAGGAGCACTCCATCGTGCTCGTGCGCGGCGGCCGTGTGAAGGACCTGCCGGGTGTTCGCTACAAGATCATCCGTGGCTCCCTCGACACCCAGGGTGTCAAGAACCGCAAGCAGGCCCGCAGCCGTTACGGCGCCAAGAAGGAGAAGTAAGAATGCCTCGTAAGGGCCCCGCCCCGAAGCGCCCGGTCATCATCGACCCGGTCTACAGCTCTCCTCTGGTGACCTCCCTGATCAACAAGGTGCTGCTGAACGGCAAGCGCTCCACCGCCGAGCGCATCGTCTACGGCGCCATGGAAGGGCTGCGCGAGAAGACCAGCAACGACCCGGTCATCACCCTCAAGCGCGCCCTCGAGAACATCAAGCCGACCCTTGAGGTCAAGTCCCGCCGTGTCGGTGGCGCGACCTACCAGGTTCCGGTCGAGGTCAAGCCGGGCCGCGCCAACACGCTGGCGCTGCGCTGGCTGGTCGGTTACTCCCGCGCCCGCCGCGAGAAGACCATGACCGAGCGCCTGCTGAACGAACTGCTCGACGCCTCCAACGGCCTCGGCGCAGCCGTGAAGAAGCGCGAGGACACGCACAAGATGGCCGAGTCCAACAAGGCCTTCGCGCACTACCGCTGGTAGTCGCAACCCCATCGAGATCCGAGAGAAGAATGAAGCCTTATGGCTACCACTTCGCTTGACCTGGCCACGGTCCGCAACATCGGGATCATGGCACACATCGACGCGGGCAAGACGACGACCACCGAGCGGATCCTGTACTACACCGGCGTCTCTTACAAGATCGGTGAGGTCCACGACGGCGCTGCCACCATGGACTGGATGGAGCAGGAGCAGGAGCGTGGCATCACGATCACGTCTGCTGCCACCACCTGTCACTGGCCGCTCGAGGACGTCGACAACACCATCAACATCATCGACACCCCGGGCCACGTCGACTTCACGGTCGAGGTGGAGCGCTCACTGCGCGTGCTCGACGGTGCCGTGACGGTGTTCGACGGAGTCGCCGGTGTCGAACCGCAGTCCGAGACCGTGTGGCGTCAGGCGGACCGCTATGGCGTGCCGCGTATCTGCTTCGTGAACAAGCTCGACCGCACCGGTGCCGAGTTCCACCGCTGCGTCGACATGATCATCGACCGGCTGGGCGCGACCCCGCTGGTCATGCAGCTGCCGATCGGCGCCGAGGCTGACTTCAAGGGCGTTGTCGACCTCGTCCGTATGAAGGCGCTGGTGTGGTCCGCCGAGACCGCGCTCGGCGAGGCCTACGACGTCGTCGACATCCCCGACACCCACCAGGAGGCCGCCGACGAATGGCGCGGCAAGCTCCTGGAGGCCGTCGCGGAGAACGACGAGGAGATGATGGAGCTGTACCTGGAGGGCGAGGAGCCCACCGAGGAGCAGCTCTACGCGGCCATCCGCCGTGTCACGATCAACTCCGGCAAGGGCGACGGCACCACCGTCACCCCCGTCTTCTGCGGCACCGCGTTCAAGAACAAGGGCGTCCAGCCGCTGCTCGACGCCGTGATCCGCTACCTTCCGTCGCCGCTCGACATCGAGGCGATCGAGGGCCACTCGGTCTCCGACCCCGACCAGGTCATCCGGCGCAAGCCGTCGGACGAGGAGCCGCTGGCGGCGCTGGCGTTCAAGATCGCGAGTGACCCGCACCTCGGCAAGCTCACCTTCGTCCGGGTGTACTCGGGCCGGCTCAACTCCGGATCCCAGGTGCAGAACTCGGTCAAGGGCAGGAAAGAGCGCATCGGCAAGATCTACCGCATGCACGCGAACAAGCGTGAGGAGATCGAGTCGGTGGGCGCCGGTGACATCGTCGCCGTCATGGGCCTGAAGCAGACCACCACCGGTGAGACGCTCTCCGACCCGGCGAACCCGGTGATCCTGGAGTCCATGGACTTCCCGGCCCCGGTGATCGAGGTCGCCATCGAGCCCAAGTCGAAGGGCGACCAGGAGAAGCTGGGTGTCGCGATCCAGCGTCTCGCCGAGGAGGACCCGTCCTTCCGCGTCAAGACCGACGAGGAGACCGGGCAGACGATCATCGCCGGCATGGGTGAGCTCCACCTCGACGTGCTGGTCGACCGGATGCGCCGCGAGTTCAAGGTCGAGGCCAACGTCGGCAAGCCGCAGGTGGCCTACCGCGAGACGCTGCGCAAGGCGGTCGAGAGGCTGGACTACACCCACAAGAAGCAGACGGGTGGTTCCGGCCAGTTCGCCAAGGTGCAGATCGCGGTCGAGCCGCTCGACGGCGATGGCTACGAGTTCGAGAACAAGGTCACCGGTGGCCGCATCCCGCGGGAGTACATCCCGTCCGTGGACGCGGGCTGCCAGGAGGCCATGGAGTTCGGCGTGCTCGCCGGCTACCCGCTCACGGGTGTCCGGGTCATCCTGCTCGACGGCGCCTACCACGAGGTCGACTCCTCCGAGATGGCGTTCAAGATCGCCGGTTCGATGGCCTTCAAGGAGGCCGCCCGCAAGGCCTCCCCGGCCCTGCTCGAACCGATGATGAAGGTCGAGGTGACCACGCCCGAGGACTACATGGGCGACGTCATCGGCGACATCAACTCCCGTCGCGGTCAGATCCAGGCCATGGAGGACCGCCACGGCGCCAAGCTCGTCACTGGGCTGGTGCCGCTGTCGGAGATGTTCGGCTACGTCGGAGACCTCCGCAGCAAGACGTCGGGTCGCGCCAGCTACTCGATGCAGTTCGACTCCTACGCCGAGGTTCCGCGGAACGTCGCCGAGGAGATCATCGCGAAGGCCAAGGGCGAGTAGCACGGCCGGTTCGGTCAGCACGACCGGTTCGGTAGCTCACACGCTTTAGGCTTGACTCGGGAGCCCATGGGACTTTCCGCCGCAATCCCGGCGGAATGTCCCCGGCCCCGGCTTTCCAGCAAAGATCACCTGGCGCCGATGAAGTAAGGCGTACAGAACCACTCCACAGGAGGACCCCAGTGGCGAAGGCGAAGTTCGAGCGGACTAAGCCGCACGTCAACATCGGCACCATCGGTCACATCGACCACGGTAAGACGACCCTCACGGCCGCCATTACCAAGGTGCTGCACGACGCGTTTCCGAACCTGAACGAGGCCTCGGCCTTCGACCAGATCGACAAGGCTCCTGAGGAGCGTCAGCGCGGTATCACCATCTCCATCGCGCACGTCGAGTACCAGACCGAGGCGCGTCACTACGCCCACGTCGACTGCCCCGGTCACGCGGACTACATCAAGAACATGATCACCGGTGCCGCCCAGATGGACGGCGCGATCCTGGTGGTCGCCGCGACCGACGGCCCGATGCCGCAGACCAAGGAGCACGTGCTCCTGGCCCGCCAGGTGGGTGTGCCGTACATCGTCGTCGCCCTGAACAAGGCCGACATGGTGGACGACGAGGAGATCCTCGAGCTCGTCGAGCTCGAGGTCCGCGAGCTCCTCACCGAGTACGAGTTCCCGGGCGACGACGTTCCGGTCGTCAAGGTCTCCGCTCTGAAGGCCCTGGAGGGCGACAAGGAGTGGGGCGAGTCCGTCCTCAACCTGATGAAGGCCGTGGACGAGGCCATCCCGGAGCCCGAGCGTGACGTCGACAAGCCGTTCCTGATGCCCATCGAGGACGTCTTCACGATCACCGGTCGCGGTACGGTCGTCACCGGCCGTATCGAGCGCGGCATCCTGAAGGTCAACGAGACCGTGGACATCATCGGCATCAAGCCGGAGAAGACCACCACCACGGTCACCGGCATCGAGATGTTCCGCAAGCTGCTCGACGAGGGCCAGGCCGGTGAGAACGTCGGTCTGCTGCTCCGCGGTGTCAAGCGCGAGGACGTCGAGCGCGGCCAGGTCATCATCAAGCCGGGCTCGGTCACCCCGCACACGGAGTTCGAGGCGCAGGCGTACATCCTGTCGAAGGACGAAGGTGGTCGCCACACCCCGTTCTTCAACAACTACCGCCCGCAGTTCTACTTCCGTACGACGGACGTGACCGGTGTGGTGAACCTCCCCGAGGGCACCGAGATGGTCATGCCTGGCGACAACACCGAGATGCGCGTTGAGCTGATCCAGCCCATCGCCATGGAGGAGGGCCTGAAGTTCGCCATCCGTGAGGGTGGTCGGACCGTGGGCGCCGGCCAGGTCATCAAGATCATCAAGTAACGTCACCCCTGACGTCGGCGTAGGGCCCTGTCGGGCCCGGCCACCCGAAAGGACCCGCGCGATTTCGGTCGTGCGGGTCCTTTGCGTTTTCCCGTGATGCCGGGGGCCACCCCGTGCCCTGCCTGCGGCGCCCCTGGAGTAAGGGGCTATCCCCGGAGGGGCGCGGGGAACTGCGCGATTAGCCACGACGAGACCTGCAGGTCGCCACCGTCCCGAGGGGCAGTCGCGGTCGTGTCCGGACCACCGGTGGGTAGTGGGTTGCTCGCGCAGTTCCCCGCGCCCCTTAAGAGGTGCCCCTTCGAGTCAGGGGTCGCCCTGGCCCACCCTGGGGGCGCGGAGAACTGCGCGATCAGCCACGACTGGGGGCACCCCCACTCCCTTCAGGCAGTGGGGGACGTCAGATCGTCACCGCCCCGAGGGGGCAGTCGCGGTCGTGTGCGGGCCATCGGCAGGTGGGTGATTGCTCGCGCCCGCGCGGCGAGCCGCATATCGACACAGCCCCGCGCCCCTGAACGACGGAGGGGTGACCCTTCACGTCAGGGGCCACCGCGGCATCGGCATCCCACGAAAATGTTTCGGTCATGCCTAGGCATTGTTTCGGTGAATCTTTCGAAGAAGGATATGCCTCGGCCGACCGTCAGCCCCCGGCCGCCCCTCAGGGAACGGAGGAGCCCCGATGGACAGCCCCACCCCCGCCCCGCCGGGCCGGAGAGCGATCCTTGCCGCCGGCGCCGGCGGCACCCTCGCCCTCGGCCCCCTGGGATCCGTCACCGGGTTCCCCGAAGCCGCTCACGCCGCCCCCGCCGCGGCTCGCCCCACCGACCCCGGCGCCTACATCTCGTTCACGAACCGGCCCGGCGCGTTCCCGCTGGCCGCGCGCAGGACCGCCGCCCCCCTCGTGGTGAGCGCCGGGGACCACCCGGGCGTGCTCCGCGCCGTCGCCGATCTCCGGGACGACATCGAGCGCGTCACCGGCGTCAGGCCCGCCCTGGAGAAGACCCCCGAGGGCGCCGCCGCCCCGAAACATTCGGCGGCGGGTGCCCGGGAGATCGTGCTCGTCGGCACCCTGGGCAGGAGCCCCCTCGTCGACGCCCTGGTGACCTCGGGAAAGCTCGACGCCAGCGCCGTCCGGGGCAAGTGGGAGACGTCGTTGCAGGCCGTCGTCGAGCGGCCGCTGCCCGGCGTGGACCGTGCCCTGGTGATCGCCGGCAGCGACCAGCGCGGCACCATCTTCGGCGCCTACGACGTGAGCCTCGGCATCGGCGTCTCGCCCTGGTACTGGTGGGACGACGTCCGCCCGGTGCGCCGCGACGCGCTCTACGTGCTGCCCGGCGCCCACACCCAGGGCACGCCCGCCGTGAAGTACCGGGGGATCTTCATCAACGACGAGAACCCCGCGCTCGGCACCTGGGCGCCGGCCTACTTCGGCCCGGGGAAGGCCGAGGGGTTCGAGGGCGGCTTCAACGCCGACTTCTACGCCAGGGTCTTCGAGCTGCTGCTGCGGCTGAAGGCGAACTACCTCTGGCCGGCCGTCTGGGGCCGGGCCTTCGCCGAGGACGACCCGGACAACCACGCCCGCGCCACCGCGTACGGCATCGTGATGGGCACCTCGCACGAGGCGCCGATGATGCGCGGCATCGAGGAGTGGAACCGCCACGCCGTCGCCGCGGTCCGCGACAAGGACGGCAAGATCACCACTCCGGGCCACGACCCGTACGGCGGCACGGGGGAGTGGTCGTTCCGGAACAACGCCGACGCGATCAAGAAGTACTGGCGCGCCGGCATCCAGCGGATGGTGGACCAGGGCTTCGAGGGCGTCGTCACGCTCGGCATGCGCGGCAACGGCGACACCAGCCTGCCCGACGGCGACGGCATCGAGCTGATGCAGGAGATCATCCGGACCCAGCGGGAGATCATCGCCGACGTCACCGGCAAGGACCTCGCCACCGTCCCGCAGGTGTGGACCCTCTACAAGGAGGTCCAGCGCTACTGGGACCGGGGCCTGCGCGCCCCCGAGGACGTCACCGTCGTCCTCACCGACGACAACTGGGCCAACATCCGCATGCACCCCGACCCCGCGGAGCCGGCCAGGTCCGGCGGGTACGGGCTGTACTACCACTTCGACTACGTCGGGGTGGGCCGCAACTACAAGTGGGTCGACACCACCTCGCTGCCGAACATGTGGGACCAGCTCCACCAGGCCATCGCCTACGGCAACCACGGCCTGTGGGTGGCGAACGTCGGCGACCTCAAGGGCAACGAGCT
The nucleotide sequence above comes from Streptomyces sp. TS71-3. Encoded proteins:
- a CDS encoding SPFH domain-containing protein, with the protein product MADFRRPPEWHQEADRHSVLIDPVLTVRPISRFDYTARRPTTPIDHALVFVTTQNTYETFLPPHRPTRADAASRRYTSVYEVDMGIHPVQVELELPSAGDAFQFTVTADLTWQVTDPTRFVTSGERDVPARLRRELQGRARVVSRRFPIEESAAAEEAVTKEVVVDGLAADIGLHTTCVVQVSTDDAAIAHQMRQRELRHQNELLGSEHELRLRQAHQEHELAALRQRQMEELATRRIEYYQHHLQYGGVGAWAVHLAEHPEDTQLVLNNITRDQLTLIRSQLELISTGTLEDYQQAEAARKTLGAVDDLLRQTPPSALPHAAEHGQLPPGSDMEPGAELDGGTAQDGIRHKEDEGLTAPQEREPDAARSGQPPEPPRPTFPPGPTARPPSSEDDPWRKPQDAGPRQPPEDGSPYRHGHA
- a CDS encoding Crp/Fnr family transcriptional regulator, translating into MPQTPGIPGIDDEGLEDRIPFLLRLEPQDRKTLLALGRELTFAPRTVLLHQHEPSTHVLLIQSGWTKVITSAANGYEMLLALRGPGDILGESALLTGRSRSATVTALEEVRATAVDCERARNFIHRSPGVSFLLLGLISDRARAGDRRRLEFAAMSVRERFSALLLDLAHTHGRRTPRGIEFVIPLSKQELAGAVGASREMVQRLLKDLREKKAVETARRAMLITRPDVLRMIAKRGPGQPSGL
- the rpsL gene encoding 30S ribosomal protein S12, encoding MPTIQQLVRKGRQDKVEKNKTPALEGSPQRRGVCTRVFTTTPKKPNSALRKVARVRLTSGIEVTAYIPGEGHNLQEHSIVLVRGGRVKDLPGVRYKIIRGSLDTQGVKNRKQARSRYGAKKEK
- the rpsG gene encoding 30S ribosomal protein S7 — protein: MPRKGPAPKRPVIIDPVYSSPLVTSLINKVLLNGKRSTAERIVYGAMEGLREKTSNDPVITLKRALENIKPTLEVKSRRVGGATYQVPVEVKPGRANTLALRWLVGYSRARREKTMTERLLNELLDASNGLGAAVKKREDTHKMAESNKAFAHYRW
- the fusA gene encoding elongation factor G; amino-acid sequence: MATTSLDLATVRNIGIMAHIDAGKTTTTERILYYTGVSYKIGEVHDGAATMDWMEQEQERGITITSAATTCHWPLEDVDNTINIIDTPGHVDFTVEVERSLRVLDGAVTVFDGVAGVEPQSETVWRQADRYGVPRICFVNKLDRTGAEFHRCVDMIIDRLGATPLVMQLPIGAEADFKGVVDLVRMKALVWSAETALGEAYDVVDIPDTHQEAADEWRGKLLEAVAENDEEMMELYLEGEEPTEEQLYAAIRRVTINSGKGDGTTVTPVFCGTAFKNKGVQPLLDAVIRYLPSPLDIEAIEGHSVSDPDQVIRRKPSDEEPLAALAFKIASDPHLGKLTFVRVYSGRLNSGSQVQNSVKGRKERIGKIYRMHANKREEIESVGAGDIVAVMGLKQTTTGETLSDPANPVILESMDFPAPVIEVAIEPKSKGDQEKLGVAIQRLAEEDPSFRVKTDEETGQTIIAGMGELHLDVLVDRMRREFKVEANVGKPQVAYRETLRKAVERLDYTHKKQTGGSGQFAKVQIAVEPLDGDGYEFENKVTGGRIPREYIPSVDAGCQEAMEFGVLAGYPLTGVRVILLDGAYHEVDSSEMAFKIAGSMAFKEAARKASPALLEPMMKVEVTTPEDYMGDVIGDINSRRGQIQAMEDRHGAKLVTGLVPLSEMFGYVGDLRSKTSGRASYSMQFDSYAEVPRNVAEEIIAKAKGE
- the tuf gene encoding elongation factor Tu translates to MAKAKFERTKPHVNIGTIGHIDHGKTTLTAAITKVLHDAFPNLNEASAFDQIDKAPEERQRGITISIAHVEYQTEARHYAHVDCPGHADYIKNMITGAAQMDGAILVVAATDGPMPQTKEHVLLARQVGVPYIVVALNKADMVDDEEILELVELEVRELLTEYEFPGDDVPVVKVSALKALEGDKEWGESVLNLMKAVDEAIPEPERDVDKPFLMPIEDVFTITGRGTVVTGRIERGILKVNETVDIIGIKPEKTTTTVTGIEMFRKLLDEGQAGENVGLLLRGVKREDVERGQVIIKPGSVTPHTEFEAQAYILSKDEGGRHTPFFNNYRPQFYFRTTDVTGVVNLPEGTEMVMPGDNTEMRVELIQPIAMEEGLKFAIREGGRTVGAGQVIKIIK